GTTACTATTATATATGAAGAGAATGCTATACTAAAAAGTAAATTTAAATACTTACTGAAACTGCCGTATCTTCATCATCTGAATCTTGCAAGCCAAGTGCAGCTTTTTGTAATTTCTTCCGCTCATTAGCCAAAGCCTCTTCAGTTTCATCAAACTTGAATCCTTTCCCAGAAAACCCGCTGCTCTTCTTAATTGTTTTCCCCTCCTAAAAGGCAAATCTCCTTGTTCAGAAGTCACTTCCACAATATAAAAAATCCATCTTAGCTTTTAACATGTCTATTGCAAATATTTCAATACTTGTTTATGTTAATGAATGGGGGAGCTGATCCTGCTAAAGTGCTGCTAAGCACTCACAACATATAAATGCAGGTAGAAAAACTCCATATGCAGAAAAACTCCAAATGTagaaacaaaaaaggagattTAACAGATATCACACATAAAGTAGAAATAtaagtctagttacaggtaggtagccgtgttggtcgaaacaaaataaaaaaaattccttccagcagcaccttaaagaccaactaagtttgtcataggtatgagctttcatgtgcatgcacacttcttcagatacactgaaatagactatttcagtgtatctgaagaagtgtgcatgcacacgaaagctcgtaccaaaataaaaaacttagttggtctttaaggtgctgctggaaggattttttttattttgttagaaatatgtttcacctttaaaaaataactacATGGCACCTGTAGAACAAAAAGAACAAATCCACTGAACCCTTATTCCTTTTTAGATATTTCCATGCACACCCAAGCAGCATTTTAAGGAAAAACTAAAAAATGAAACGGTAATGCTTTTCAGCCTATAAATCGAGGCATGATCTACATATGCAGCAAAATGGAAGGGACAATAAATAACACCAAGCtgcaggtggggggtgggtgcTATTTTTTACTGCTCTTTATGTATAAAACTTCCtagctgtaaaaacaaaaacacaaggcAGAAAGGTCAAACACAGACCACTCCCTTTTCTAGGTTTCTACTAGTAGGAAGTTGTTGCACAAAAAAGCACTCAAAAATGCCATCACCAAACCAGAAGTCTGAAGTAAACTACATTCTTTTACCTCCTTCTCATTATATTATTGCCAGGCCTAACTCTACAGCATGGCCTCCAAACTTTAAAAGCACAGCTTGGATTCAAGAAGCAAAAGGAACAAAGCTCCTGCACACAAGCACACTGTGCTCAAATAGGCAGGCTCTATGGTAGGCCTCAAGCTACTGTTTGCTTAATCAGAAAAACATATTTGGATTAGTTTCACTTTTCTCTCACAACACGCAAAGTGGGAGGTGTTCTTGAGCAGAGAAGACACTTTGGCTCCTACCCCATAAAAACCACGTTAAAACTATGTCCCAACAAGTGCCCATCTGAAGCCTATTTAACAACTGTTTTGCCTTTTTCACAAACATTATCAGACAATGGAAAAGTGGATTACTTACAGCCTTCTGCTGATCTTTGAAGTCAGTCCAAAGCTTCTCCAGCTCAGGAGGAACTGGATTACTTGACAACTCCAAAGCTTTAATTATATCACCAGCATACCGTGCTTGATCTTCAGTAATGAAGGTATATGCATAACCCTGTTAATAAAATATTATGTATAAACTTTGGGGGCAATTATATTTTAGGACACAACAATCCACCAAGCTAGTGTGAAGAACTTAATTCACTGTTTGGGGGCAACCAAATATATAACAAATAGGGTGACAGGTAAGAAGAGCAATCACCAGACACCAGTCTGTTTTAATCTTGTGGCGACTTCTTGACCCACAGATGAATCAATAGGAATGTAGTCACTGACTTCCGTGGTATCACAGCTCTTTTGCTAAGGTTTCCACAGGACCTGACAGCATTCCAGGATTGActtttagctttttttaaaagcaagagacGGGGGGCAGCATCCAACAAGTCAACTACACTGATGCAAGAAACCTTGTGTGTGTAACAGCCCATCCATCAGGTCCAGATGGTTGGGGGGACTCTAGAGAAGATTGGGGAgcgggaaggaaaggaaagagaagatcTGTTGCACCAGCAGAATCCTACTGGCATAGAACTGGAAGCAACCCAGAATTTAAATTTTTAAGTCTTTATCTTTCTACATTTCAGTTATAAAAaggtcttctttaaaaaataacctcatttaaaaagaaactggaACAATGCAAACATATGCTGTACATAGGCATTATCCATAGTTCAGTGCACCATGAATTAGCAttctattgagttcagtgaggctaACTCCCTGGTAATTTGTTCTAGGACTGCAGTGATCTTACTGTACCTGCACATGCCTATGCCTTGAGGTTACACAATGGCTTTATATAGTTACAAACCAATGTAagattattatcatttttctattatcttcttcttcttcatcaagagcaggcatgtcaaacttgcggccctccagatgttttggcctacaactcccatgatccctagctagcaggaccagtggttggggaagatgggaattgtagtccaaaacatctggagggccgcaagtttgacatgcctgatcaaGAGTGATCAGTTAGAATGCATGCTTGTTCGGAAAACATGAATGTCAAAATGAACTTCCTGCTGATTTAAATCATGACTTAAATCAGATTTAAAATAGCCTTTATTTAAAACTGATCCACCTGCAGTGTTCTACAAATTCTCTACTTCCAACGAACAAAATCATCTTTATCAGAGTACCGTTTTAAgcagtttatttacaaaaaaatattgcACACATACTTTGTTGCCTGCTCGTCCAGTTCTGCCTGCTCTGTGCACATAATCCTCATAATGATTGGGACAACTGTAGTTGACTACAAGCATAAGATGTTTCACATCAAGACCTCGGGCTGCCACAGATGTGGCCACAAGAAGTTTGCACACTCCACTCTTAAAATCATTGATTATGCTATCTCTGTCATACTGGTCAATACCTGTGGAGGACACATAATACAGACGTTGAGAAATGACATTATTCAGGTTTCATTACTCTAGTTATATAGATGTAATGACTGAATAATGTCCATTACCTCCATGAAGAGACAGGCAGGGATAGGAGGCTCGCATTAAGTCTTTCAGCAATCCATCAGCATGTTCTTGTTTATCTACAAATATAATGACAGCTCCTTGTTCCTGATAATGTCCCAATAATTCAAGTAACTTCAAAAACTTGTTCTCCTCCTCTATGACAATCTGAAAGAACAACATAGTTTAAGGAGACAGCATCTCACAGATAATTGCTTAAATTGGCTTCCCGACATATTGGAAGGAAAAATCAAGTAAGTCAATATACAGTTCTCTTCCatctcaactctatgattcttgctTTAATTTTGATAGTGCAAATTGCTaaattttgcaaaaacaaaaacaaaaaaaactacaGCTGCATCTAAGCAAGTGGGTCAAAGAAGTACAAGAAAGAGCTGTGCTGCTAGGATTCAGAGAGCTGGTCAGAATCATGCAAAGGAAGCCCCCATTATATATAAGCTTCCTGGCACAACAGCTCATAGACTGTGCATACAAATAGTAACCTTGgtggaagaaaaaataaataatatccttggtataaggaaaaataaatctcACTACTGTAATCGTCAGTCTACTTTGTAAAGTGAATGTATTTTAGAGgtcaatttttttcaaaataatccagagatgAAGCCATCTCGGATGTATAGTTTTGTATGTACAACTGAGTTTTGAGCAGTTTGTTGCAAAAGCAGCAGATACAGAAGATATATTCCTGAAACTTACCACTTTTTGTTCCACATCAGAGCAGACGACACTCCTACCACCAACTTGGACTTCTATTGGCTTGCTTAATATTCGACGAGCTAAAGCCTCCATGGCTCTAGGGAAGGTAGCAGAGAACATAACAGTCTGGCGATCAGGTCTCACATTGTCTACAATGCGCATAACCTAGAGCAAGTTCAAAGGGAAGGTTAACACCACAATTCTCCAAATCAAATTACTTGCATCTCAGCTCATGCAATACAATGCAAAACCTTACATAGATGGGAAGCATTTTAGTAACCAAACATTTTTGCAAAAGCCTATGGAacatagcaggcataggcaaacttggccctccagatgttttgggactacaactcccatgatccctagctaacaggaccagtggtcagggatgatgggaattgtagtcccaaaacatcttgagggccgagtttgcataTGTCTGGTTTACCCCAACACTTTACATTGGCTGTACAAATACTCAAATATGCTCTCAGTGCTTTTTCATTTACTGAAAGAAAATTGTACTGTAATTGGAAAGCAAGTGAACATTGGGGACATTGATTACTGTTGGGCATGGGACAATCTCCTATAATGATTATTTTTGCAGGTCTACTTCTGTACAAATTCCGCAACAAAAAGTGCAGAGCAACCCTCCTACATTCTACAGGAAAGAAACTTCAGTGCCTACATTAGTGGTGGCTAATCTTTCTGATAGGTTTGCCACAAGCATAAGCCTTCTAGAGTTTCTTATATACTGTACATCCcttttgtttttgcctggtgctatTTTGTATATAGTCTACTGAACTGGGGAGCAGGCAACACTATAGGGCTAAGTATGtgtcagccaagtctgtgaactTTCCAGGCACCCATTTCAGATTAATCACGTATGTTCTAAACACTGGATTTTTGTCTTGGGAGCTGCAATCCCTTTTAGGCATCTTTCAGAGGCCACATGGGCAAGGGCAGAGGTAACAATGGGCAGAACAAATATGAATTTTACTTTGTACAGCAAACTAGTTTCTACACTTgttcacacatccctctctatcttccatccagcCAAGCAAGTagcattattagagttcaaggacaaaCTGACACTAGGCAAAACACTCAAGGATGGTGCAAAGCAGGGTCAGGATGTGGTttagggagagtcccaaggaccaTATAGAAAGACCTGGAGGGTTGCAATATGACCCAAGGTCTGAACTAAAAAGACACAAATTTACAAATaacttcttccaactctacaattctattattctaaatttTTAGAAAACAACTTGCTGAAGTCTAGTAGTTTCCCATTCTCACCTGAGGCTCAAAGCCCATGTCAAacattctatcagcttcatcaaGGACAACATATGTCACTCTCCGAAGATTTGTAACTCGACCTATGAAAAGGCGagagaaaaataaagagaaacaaGAATAACTCTAAAGGCCATTTTTCTTCAACAgcaaatgtaaataaaatggTACATATTCTGACTACTGGCTAAACAGACATTaaatgttatatttattttagaaaagcaATTCGCTAAATGCCTTATCTCTTGCTCCATTGACATTTTGGCAATTGTGTACTGATGCACAAGGCCCATTATTTTGTCAAACTCCTCTCTTGCATACCAGTATAGGGCCAGAAGAACCTGTAAAATTCAGAAAACAGCCCTCACCAAAACACATCATAAAACTAAGACTGAGGTGAAGCAACGAGCCACATCAGCCACTATCTGTGAGCGCCACCTAGAAAAAAACATATTAGAGATTACAGCGCATGTGTGGAAGGCAAAGTTCAAGAGCTAACTGAAGAAGCCCCACAAAAGCCTCTACATAGattattatttgaaatatttatgatGGATGAAAGTAACCACAAAGAAGACAAGAGTTTTGTCACTGTTTTCGTCAGAATCAGCACCTCTCACATTGATTTGAAGATAAGGAGAATCTTCTAGACagcagctaacaacaagaattGCATAAGCCACATTTCCCATACCTTCAGACACACCTTAACACTTATAATTCAGTCTTAACTCAAATAATTTGTctttaaaataaatcacaaaaaaTTCTGATTCCAGAAGTGCCAATACAAAATGCATTTGAAGCTAAACTTAAAATGTTGTACACAGTAGCAATTATGTATTATATCATTGAATTGAAGAACCCCCATATGTAAGTAGAACACACTTCCCCACACACATTGCATATGCAATTTGTGGGTTCCCCCCTCCATTAGCTGCAACATCTAAAGCCCTCCCCCCACCACTCTAGGGGGTCATGAATCAGTGTGAAGCACAGcatgggggaggggtgtgtgagagagaaaaaataaggTGGGGGATCAGTGGAAAGCACTACAACACATACACATCCTGCATGTGTGGTAGTGCTTTCCACTTGGGATTTTAGGATCtaatccaggggtcggcaagcttACCGGACAATGGGCCGGTCCACGCTCCGTCCATCAGAGGAGCGCCCGTGTGCGtacgctatttctggtgctcctctGACCCGGATGTAtgccggaaatagcatgtgcCCATGCGCACAGATGCTTGTCTGTCCCGCATGTGTgcgcacatgctatttccggcacACAGGTGCCATCAACCCGGAAGTCAGTCCCCACACCGCGCTGGTAAAGAGCGGGCTACCggcccatggaccttaggttgctgacccctgatctaatctcATGTGATTTGGAATTACATGAGAGCAGACTGAGTTTTAACAACAAAACCCTTAAACACTTAAAACTAGGGTAGATTTTAAATGTCTAAAACCTGCAGGTATTGCTGCTTCTATATGCTATAAAGGGAATGGGTAAGACAGGAAAAACCCTACCCAACCTCCTCTGAACATGGGAAGAGCAGAAACCTTACATGAAGTTTGAGGTATCTAAAAAAGCATGGAACTTTCTCCACAGCATAGAGGTTATGCACTCCACCACAAGCTCCCTTCCAGGTGATTCTTTAATTCTGCATATCCCTAGGTCACTTCCAATCATCAATTATGATCTGAATTTCTCAACTACTTATTTGGATGCTGGACTGAGTTAGACACAAGGGGAGGATCACACAATTTAACTATTTTGaagcaaggggaaaaaaaggaagcgGAAAAGCTGTTTTAATGTGGCTTTTAAGGTAGCTAATTTAAAGCAGATAAAAGGTAAATATCCTTCAGGACTAAATACACATGTTATTATCCAATTTTAATTGGCAgaattttcattatttattcagCTCCTAAAAGTGTACTTTTGCTTGCGAACTGCAATGATGTACCTACCTTTGATGGCTTAAGTCTTGGAAgcccagttctacaattcttgAAGGAACTTTCCCCACAGAAGTCAAATGTCAACAGTTTAGTAGAGGTTTTGAAGTACAATATTTAAGCAAATCAAACATTATTTGACAAGCATGCAATACTGAAATAAAAGGCATTTTAAAGCTGCAATATCTCTGTTTAGTATATATGAGAGAAATTTCATGTTTTTGTTGAAAAAGAATTGTGGATTTACTTTAATTTAGAAATGTGCAGCTATATTTCCTTCAACAAAAGGATGTTGCATTAATGTCGACAAACATCAGACAGGCAGCATAACTTCAAATTAAGAAACAGTAATCCTAAGTAAGCCAATTTTGAAGTTGAGATATAAATCTAAAATGCATATACTTTTTCTAAGAAATTCTTAAGAGTTACTGTCCTTCACTTATAAGACCCACATCTAAACGTTATTGGAAAGAACCATTTTTATTACTATATTCACCATATCTGATATCACAGCTTCAAGAAATATATGACTTCCAGAATTCCACTTATGAATAAAATGTCCCATTTATTTATCATTAAAGAAAATCATTAAATGAAAGTCTCTTCTTACCATTGTTAGCTGCTAACATGTCAATCATGCGGCCAGGTGTGCAAACGATTATTTCAGCACCCCTTTTCAGTTCAGCAATCTGGTTATAAAATAAGTTGaggaaaattaaaatttataacACTCATGGTATTATCAGCAACCCTTAAGCAATTTATTCTATTCATCAGTGATTAAGTACCAATTCCCTCAGCTGTAAACAATAAAGGTTGGGGGTATTATTCCCCTGCAACATCTGATTGGCTCATTTTTTGTcagataaaacaaataaaaacatagtaagaTGCTTGCAAACACCTTACTTACTATGGTGCCCCATGAAGATTAATCTGCAGTTGCCTAGCTCAGGACGGCCTTTTGTTTGTAGAAGGCAAAGTCTGCATCCAACCTATTGTAATTTAAATTGCCTTGGGTGGTATCcagcttttactcagagtagacccagtgaaattaatggagctaacTTAGCCATgttgattaatttcaatgggtctattccaaATAAtacttagttcaggcatccccaaacttcagccctccagatgttttggactacaattcccatcttccccggccactggtcctgttagctagggatcatgtgagttgtaggccaaaacatctggagggccgcagtttggggatgcctgacttagttgaatactgccctcTGTTTTGTGGCAGAGTTTAGATTCGATACCTTCCATTTCTTGTGAATTATTAAGTGTGGAATGTCCCAAATATGCAACTGGGAAACTCccaatctatatacagtatatataaatgtagaaaatgtgttttgttaaaGCCCACctttctccgaaactgcttgcCCAATTGccatcaaatttggccacaacgtcacatgcggaTGGCATAGTGTTCCTATCAAGTTAGATTGGACAGATggcacacctgtgacaggtataTACCTGATTTTGTGTCAAAATAAATAGCgacctccagtggacatcaaaggacTGAGCCACAGCTACGCgaggcagggccagctagttactaTATAAATTGTGAAAGCAACTCTGCAGTCAAAACAACAGCTGTGGGTTCAACAACAAAACTGAAAGTTCATAAAATTTTACCAGAATAGGAACATATTCATTTTCATggatctgtagagttggaagagaccacaagggtcatctagcccaaccccctgcaagcaatgcaagaatattttgcccaacatggggcttgaacccttgacccagagattaagagtctcatgttctaccgtaCCTACTGAGCTACTAAGATGGTGATTTTGCTGAATCCTTCAGCAAAAAGTCCCTTTGCTAATGTATGCATCAGAGAAGAAatagaaacacacacaacccCGATGGGTGTCCTGTCCCTCTTGGGGAATAGCCATGAAAGGCTGCTGCAAGAGCAGAGCTCAGCTCATGCCTCTCTGGATCCAAAACAGTAACCTTTGCATTCTCTCTAAATTAAACAACTGTTACAGAGAAGCTACTTGaaagctaaaaaagaaaaaggattccaaACAAATTCTGCACTGATAGCAACACAAAtcgagatacagtggtgcctcgctagatgaaattaattcgttccacgggtcttttcttatagcgaaaaattcgtctagcgaatcccataggaatgcattgaattttttttgaatttttttttgcccataggaacgcattaattgaatttcaatgcattcctatgggaaaccgcgattcgctagacgaatttttcgtaaaacgcattcgtctagcgaggcaacctccgctcgaaaaatcatttcgttaagcggaaatttcgttaagcagggcattcgttaagcgaggcaccactgtactatgaatAGAGAGGCAAGATTTATATGTACCTGTTCACTTATTCCTGTTCCTCCATATACACATACAACTCTAACCCCAAGTGTCTTTGAGAACTTCTTACACTCCTTTGTAATCTGTAAAGCCAGCTCTCGAGTAGGAGTCATAATAACAGCTGAAAAGAACAAAGCAGTGCAATTACAAAAATTGTAACTCTTTACTCATAAGCAAATCTCACCATTTTCAGCACCTTACTTCCAACACATGCTTAAAAGGTAGTACGATTTCCTTCCACAAAAGAAATCCAATTTCTAGAATGGCATAATTTTCTTTTGTGAGAGAAATCTAATATGTCATAGTAATAGGTATTTTATAGATGTATAGGATTTTATGTACAACGTAAAGTGTGTAAAGAAACAAGGTAAATATGAGTTTCATTCAATTTCTTCCCGTTAAGCCATgaacttgctttttttaaaataacaaattgGCAAAGTAATAGCTTGGTGGCTCACAGACAAATTCAGACAACCAtcctttgcattttgtttcagttttgttCCTCATTTTGCTGCAAATTTCCTAAACACATGTGCTCCATTCTCCTTTGTACTGCAACCTGGTGCTTTTCCTTAGTAAATCCTTAAGTTGCTTAGCAGCACCCAGTACCTCAATATATATGAGGTGGTGTTTGGGGAGAAAgattggggaaggaaggaaacttgAGGATGGCTCCATAAACTAATCCACACATATTCTGCTAGAAGAAATGAACACTTAAGATACACCTGCAACACAGAAGCAAAGCATATCCTGtattgttttcccctcctcctggcaAGGAGAACAGTTACCAAATTTAATAGTGACATTATAAATATATAGCACAAGCCAGGGATTTCCTTTCATAGTTCACTTCCAGTTCATGCTTGATCCATTAAATTAATTATTAACCTGCACACAAACACCATGAGATTAAAAAGAATGTTGCTATCATGTACCTATTGGACCCTCTCCTTCTTCTAGTTGTCTCTGATCCATGATGTGCCTGAACATGGGCAACAGAAAAGCAATAGTCTTTCCACTTCCTGTTTTAGCAATGCCAATTAAATCACGTCCACCCATAATTGCAGGTATAGCCTGGGCTTGGATAGGGGTGGGCTTCTCATAGCCATGCCTTAAAGGAAATCAGAGATTGTATGTTAAGAACTTGAACGTTCtattatgcacattttttttaaaaaaaattacatagtCAAAATTATTAATTGAAATTAAAATACATCACAACATATATACGATTAGTGAACAAGTGACACAAAATAATTAAGTTACCTGTAGCTACCCTGAAATCTTGAATTTGCATGGCTTGTTAGATAATTTCTTTTACACAGATTCACATGGTAACCATGTGCTGCAAACAGCACAAGTCAGAAAGCAAAGACCCTGACAGGAAGAATTCATATACACTTCAAGACATACATGcttcattttgctgcagttcaCTTACTTTTTCATGGAACTCAGGATTTTCATAGAAATACCACACTGTACCCAGGTTTTAATTGGCTTAGGACATCCTTTACCCTTGACTATAATTCCTTCCATTTCCAGCCTATATGCATTCACCTCTGAAACACAATCCACATTAGAATACTGATTAACTTATCCACATCAATCAATGCCCTCTTGTAAGATATTCTCTGTACATGTGATATTATTGACCTCTGCAGCAATGTTTTTGATAAAGCATATTGAGATTTACAATAAGCTTTCTATGTTGTAAACATGACTACAAAAGACAGTGTTATGCATTAATATAGGCCATTCTGTTGATGACTCTCTTTTCCTAATACAATAAGACCACAATTTATGCATAagtaacttgtgcacattcagctttaagcactgggagaaaaagaaaaagaaatttaaaaggggCGCGTGGGTGTTCAGGAGAAAATAATTTGGCAATCCCACCAACATTGTACCCAATGTGTTTAGACTATATATGAAATTGGATTTAGGGCTGAAGGCTGAAGGcttactgcaggcataggcaaccttggctctccagatattttggaactaaaactcccatgatccctgaccactggccctgttagctagggatcatggaagttgtagttccaaaacatctggagagccaaggttgcctatgcctggcttactGTATGCCAAGTGTCTCCCAACGTATTTTTATCCATGGTCATCTGAAATGCAACAGCTCTGAAACTAGAGTTACTACTACTTTGACGGTTGTTATTACCTTCCTGAGTCATCTTAGCTAGCTCTGGGACTTCAACATAGAAGTTTTTCCTGTAGGGCTCATATTCAATCTTCCCATGATCCACTGGTTCCAGCAATTTCCTATGTTTGGTCTGGTACCCTGTCAGTGCAGTCTGGAGATCTACTTCCTCCTCTTCAGAGGAATACTGTTGAGTTATAAAATCACAAAAGTTAAACATTCAGGCAAAGGAATATTCAGGCAAAATCTGCTTTCTGCAGAGcatgtttacctttaccttgttaaCTGAAAGTTATACTAAGAGCAGACCAGGGCTGGGCAATAACTGGTTTCCAATATAGTGATATAtaaccagctaaacatcgtgatatatcatgatatctgaaataaggaactATGCAGAGGtgaacaggacaatgtcctggcaactgctactacttacaGGTCTAAAACTGATAAATGATATTATCAATCACCAGCAGCAGGAAAGCCAAAATTCATCCAAATGAGACTTTTGGTTTGGGACTTGGCAAATGGTGGTACTCAGGACAATCTAAAGTATGATGATGAGTCATAGTGAATAGAAATAATCTGGGACTGCCAGACTGCCAGCAGGCTTGCTAGGCGGCAGACATGGCAGCAGCCTGGCGGTGGCAAAATTAACAACAGGGGGAggggcagtagcagcagcagcctggcagCAGTGGCACAATAATCAGCAGCCTGAGAAGCTTTGTCATGGCAgtgggcaacagcagcagcggcagtggcagcagcctgAGAGGCCTTGTCATGGTGACGTCAGTAGTGGTGGCCTTCAAGGCCTTGCCACAGTGGCAAAAGCGGCAATGGCCTGCAAGCCTTTTTCatggtggtggtagcagcagcggCTTGTAAGGCCTTGCTGAGGCAGGCTGCCACAGCTTCTACCACCACCTCCCACTACCGCCAGGAGGACTTGCAGGCCGCCGCCACTTCTTTCCACCATGGCGAGAGCTCGTAAGTCCCACTGCTTATGTCGCCATCAGGCCTCGTAGGCTGCCACTACTATTGCCGCCCTCTTCTGTTGCCACCGTAAGGCCTCGCAAGATGCTTATCCTAATCCTTCTCACTTCTAATTATTATCAGTGACTCTGCAGTTCTGAAAGTATAAATCTCAAAGGGAAGGTATTAAGACTTAAGTATCGGCAAATGCCATTATATTTCACAATGCCTACGGCAACTCTTCATTTTTTCTGTGGAaaatatgcaattttgcatataGATTGGTGAACATCACAAAACTGGGTTACATACATGGTTAAAACAAACTGTTTTCTAAAATCTATAAACTTGATAGGGGATTTCATATGGCAAAATAAACAATTTGGCATGTTGTAATTACCTCCATTGCATCTTGGTCATTCACCATaa
Above is a window of Zootoca vivipara chromosome 2, rZooViv1.1, whole genome shotgun sequence DNA encoding:
- the DDX46 gene encoding probable ATP-dependent RNA helicase DDX46 isoform X2 codes for the protein MGRESRSTKQQVSKQKQHYRKRSSSRGRSGSRSKSRSPSDKRAKRGDDRRSRSRERERRRERSRSREKRRSRSRDRKRVSITQNLLVRRRSRSRERERSRERRRSRSRERRRSRSRSRGRRSRSSSPGKNKKVENRSRSKEKVEGVEVNKEKKKEKEDKEEEKGQDVNNFDQNKLEEEMRKRKERVEKWREEQRKKAMENIGELKKEIEEMKQGKKWSLEDDDDDDEETAEGEKEGTEIEDEELDPLDAYMEEVKEEVKKFNMRSVKGGGGGGSEKKSGPTVTKVVTVVKTKKASPETEKKKGELMVNDQDAMEYSSEEEEVDLQTALTGYQTKHRKLLEPVDHGKIEYEPYRKNFYVEVPELAKMTQEEVNAYRLEMEGIIVKGKGCPKPIKTWVQCGISMKILSSMKKHGYEKPTPIQAQAIPAIMGGRDLIGIAKTGSGKTIAFLLPMFRHIMDQRQLEEGEGPIAVIMTPTRELALQITKECKKFSKTLGVRVVCVYGGTGISEQIAELKRGAEIIVCTPGRMIDMLAANNGRVTNLRRVTYVVLDEADRMFDMGFEPQVMRIVDNVRPDRQTVMFSATFPRAMEALARRILSKPIEVQVGGRSVVCSDVEQKVIVIEEENKFLKLLELLGHYQEQGAVIIFVDKQEHADGLLKDLMRASYPCLSLHGGIDQYDRDSIINDFKSGVCKLLVATSVAARGLDVKHLMLVVNYSCPNHYEDYVHRAGRTGRAGNKGYAYTFITEDQARYAGDIIKALELSSNPVPPELEKLWTDFKDQQKAEGKTIKKSSGFSGKGFKFDETEEALANERKKLQKAALGLQDSDDEDTAVSIDEQIESMFNSKKRVKDMASSGGTSNVPAPTAGNAEKLEIAKRLALRINAQKNLGAEAQDVMQQATNAILRGGTIQAPTVSAKTIAEQLAEKINAKLNYVPIEKQEEEKQEGGQNESFKRYEEELEINDFPQTARWKVTSKEALHRISEYSEAAITIRGTYFPPGKEPKEGERKIYLAIESANELAVQKAKAEITRLIKEELIRLQNSYQPTNKGRYKVL